The following are encoded in a window of Gammaproteobacteria bacterium genomic DNA:
- a CDS encoding DUF1501 domain-containing protein: MKRRTFLLTLAGAGLGLSPIRSQTAAPSPNRLLILIALKGGNDGLNTLIPYADPRYRILRPDLAIPVDQVVKLSEQEGLHPQLAPLREVWQAGELALVRGVGYPEPNLSHFRSMDIWETASASDETLTTGWLARCFAAHSPPANLIAAGVAVGNDAAGPLQGSANALTLTDIALFQQQARWLGLAPSTVPPNPALRHIVDVENRIRQAASQLKRGHRFETTFPEGPFGRALRTACEVIASRKRASVAVVHLSLPDFDTHVRQAPRQGRLLRQLAEGLVSLRAALRELGVWNEALVMTYSEFGRRPQQNANRGTDHGTASIQFVLGGSVRGGFHGAALDLTNLDGNGNPHFVLDFRSLYATVLEKWWGVESRSVLGAQFETVKLI; encoded by the coding sequence ATGAAACGCCGTACTTTTTTATTAACCCTGGCAGGCGCTGGCCTGGGGCTGTCGCCGATCCGGAGCCAGACCGCCGCGCCCAGTCCCAACCGGTTATTGATCCTGATTGCGCTCAAGGGCGGCAATGATGGTCTGAATACGCTGATTCCCTACGCTGATCCTCGATATCGAATTCTGCGCCCTGACCTAGCGATTCCTGTCGATCAGGTGGTGAAACTCAGCGAGCAGGAGGGCCTGCATCCACAACTGGCGCCATTGCGGGAGGTTTGGCAAGCTGGGGAACTGGCGCTGGTGCGTGGCGTGGGTTATCCCGAGCCGAATTTGTCCCATTTTCGTTCAATGGACATCTGGGAGACCGCCTCGGCGAGTGACGAAACTTTGACGACCGGTTGGTTAGCGCGTTGCTTTGCCGCGCATTCACCGCCCGCTAATCTGATCGCCGCTGGCGTCGCGGTGGGCAATGATGCAGCCGGTCCCTTACAGGGGAGCGCCAACGCGCTCACCCTGACGGATATTGCTCTGTTTCAGCAACAGGCGCGATGGCTGGGACTCGCTCCGTCGACCGTTCCCCCCAATCCGGCTTTGCGCCACATCGTCGATGTGGAAAACCGGATTCGCCAGGCGGCCAGCCAGCTCAAGCGCGGGCATCGGTTTGAGACGACCTTTCCTGAAGGACCTTTTGGCCGGGCGCTGCGCACCGCCTGCGAAGTCATCGCCAGCCGGAAACGTGCTAGCGTCGCCGTGGTTCATCTGAGTCTGCCTGACTTCGATACGCATGTCCGGCAGGCGCCGAGACAGGGCCGATTGCTCCGGCAACTGGCTGAGGGGCTGGTCAGCCTCCGCGCGGCGTTGCGGGAACTGGGCGTGTGGAATGAGGCGCTGGTGATGACCTATTCCGAATTTGGGCGACGGCCCCAGCAGAACGCCAATCGCGGGACCGATCATGGAACCGCCAGCATACAATTCGTTCTCGGTGGCTCAGTCAGGGGCGGCTTTCATGGAGCAGCGCTGGATTTGACGAACCTGGACGGCAATGGTAATCCACATTTTGTTTTAGATTTCCGCAGCCTGTATGCAACAGTGCTGGAAAAGTGGTGGGGCGTGGAGAGCCGGTCAGTACTGGGCGCGCAATTTGAGACCGTGAAGCTGATCTGA
- a CDS encoding DUF1800 domain-containing protein, with translation MIQRLLFFCLFGYNATVGAAGMGLADAWHLLARTGFGPTWPEIREFAALSRTEGIDRLLTASRVQAVTPPPAWVAVYPPPVALRDLSPQEQQRRQQVKREQGRELRVWWLTEMRNAPTPLTEHMTLFWHNHFTSALPKVSSPVLMYRQNVLLRHHALRRFDVLLHEIAKDPAMLIYLDGAVNRKRQPNENFAREVMELFTLGEGHYREADVKDAARAFTGWSLDRETGEFCFRPAWHDGGTKTILGQTGRFDGDAVLDILLAQPETAAHVVRKLWREFISLQPDEAEVKRIAEEFRKQRYEIRAALRCLLNSPAFWASAHRGVLVKSPLDFVIGLQRQLDLKTLEQNQVVQRAAQLGQNVFAPPNVKGWPGGEAWLDSRALLLRRQIVQQWSMARRPRKPLAQNLDFAIKPWIRQFESADWREAAQRLLLPLPPLRQPAAILSPIEIVQALLLDPVYQLK, from the coding sequence ATGATCCAACGCCTCCTGTTTTTTTGCCTGTTTGGCTATAACGCAACAGTCGGGGCCGCCGGCATGGGGCTGGCCGATGCCTGGCATTTGCTGGCGCGCACCGGCTTTGGACCGACCTGGCCGGAGATTCGGGAATTCGCCGCGCTGTCCCGGACCGAAGGCATTGATCGGTTGCTGACTGCCAGTCGCGTGCAAGCCGTAACGCCACCGCCTGCCTGGGTTGCGGTTTACCCACCACCGGTGGCGCTACGCGACCTGAGTCCGCAAGAACAGCAACGACGCCAGCAGGTCAAGCGCGAGCAAGGGCGGGAATTGCGCGTCTGGTGGCTGACCGAAATGCGGAATGCGCCAACGCCGCTTACCGAACACATGACGCTGTTCTGGCACAACCATTTCACTTCCGCTCTGCCCAAGGTCAGTTCGCCGGTGCTGATGTACCGGCAGAACGTCCTGCTGCGGCATCACGCGCTAAGACGGTTTGATGTGCTGCTGCACGAGATCGCCAAGGATCCCGCCATGCTGATCTATCTGGATGGCGCAGTGAACCGCAAGCGCCAACCGAACGAAAATTTTGCGCGGGAAGTGATGGAGTTGTTCACCCTGGGCGAGGGCCATTACCGCGAAGCGGATGTCAAGGACGCCGCACGCGCTTTCACCGGTTGGAGCCTTGACCGGGAAACGGGCGAGTTCTGCTTTCGCCCCGCGTGGCATGATGGCGGAACCAAAACCATTCTGGGCCAGACCGGTCGTTTCGATGGCGATGCGGTGCTGGATATACTGCTGGCGCAACCGGAGACCGCTGCGCACGTCGTTCGCAAGTTATGGCGTGAGTTCATTTCGCTGCAACCGGATGAGGCGGAAGTGAAGCGTATCGCCGAGGAGTTCCGGAAACAACGCTACGAAATCAGAGCGGCGCTGCGTTGTCTGCTGAATTCGCCAGCGTTCTGGGCGTCGGCCCACCGGGGCGTTCTGGTCAAATCGCCGCTGGATTTCGTGATTGGTCTCCAGCGTCAACTGGACCTCAAAACGCTGGAGCAAAACCAGGTCGTACAACGCGCCGCCCAGTTGGGGCAAAATGTGTTTGCGCCGCCGAATGTCAAAGGCTGGCCAGGCGGCGAGGCATGGCTCGACAGTCGCGCCTTGTTGCTGCGCCGGCAGATTGTGCAGCAATGGTCAATGGCGCGTCGACCGCGCAAACCGCTCGCCCAGAACCTGGATTTCGCTATCAAGCCCTGGATCAGACAATTTGAGTCGGCAGATTGGCGAGAAGCCGCCCAACGCTTGTTGTTGCCACTGCCGCCATTGCGACAACCGGCAGCGATTTTATCACCGATCGAGATCGTGCAAGCCCTGCTGCTGGACCCGGTCTATCAGCTCAAGTAG